The sequence TATGGAGGCGAATTCATATTAGCTCAGGAATTAACAAGCGGTAATGCTGATGCTACCGGTTTTCAGGAACGTTTCAGGCAGTTAGACAATGCTATTGTTCCGCCATCAAATGCTTATATTCAAAGCAATTGGGTTAATGCTTACTCACTTGTGAATGCCAGTAATTTGATTTTGCTTAAAATGGAAGAACTTCAGCTAAAAGATGATAATTCTAAAGGAACCGCACTTTTTTGCAGAGCATTAGGGCATTTTGATGCTTTGCGCCAATTTGGACAATTTACAGATCAAAATTCAAAATACGGTATTCCAATTTCAACTAAATATTTGGATGCAAAATCGGCGCTTGAAGTATCAAGATCAACTGTTGCTCAATCCTATCAGCAGATTATATCCGATTTAAAAGATGCCATAGCAATCTTAAAATATGACAGTGCTAGATTTTTTATTACAAAAGCAGCTGCCGAAGCCTTGCTTGCAAGAGTTTATTTGTATCAAGGCGATTATGACAACGCTATATTGTATGCCAGTAAAGTAATCAGCAATACAGCTTATAAATTAAATGCAAAATACAATGATATTTATGATGTTGAAGGTTCGGCCGAAGCTGTATTTGAATTGCAGTTTTTAGGAATTGACGGCAATAGTTTGACTGAATATTTATCAGTTTCACCTCCTGAGGTTTCGGCCAACTACACTAATTTTTTCAAAGCCATGGATGCTGACAACGATCCTAGAAGCTATAAATATTATGATTCAGGAAAGCAAGTTTATTGCGATAAGTACGGAACCCGTGACAGCGAAATAGAGGGAAATGCGATTATCATCAAGCTTTCAGAGGTCTATCTGATTCGTGCAGAGGCGTTGGCAAAAAAGAATCCGCAAAATTTAAGTTTGGCTTTGGCCGATTTAAACGTGGTGCGTCAAAGAGCCTTGCCTACAAAACCTTACACTTTGGCGTCTGTTCCAAATCTAGATGCTTTTGTTAGCATTTTGATTGAGGAAAATAAAAGGGAATTAGGTTTTGAAGGGCATCAGTGGTTTACTTTAGTGAGATTAGGCAAAGCAACCTCAATTTTAAATATTCCTGCTTTCAGGACAACTTATCCTATTCCGCAAAATGAAATTACTATTGCACGTGGAAAATTAGAACAAAATCCAGGATATTAAAAATCCCCATAAGAAGCTGCTAATGCGGAATTCATCAATAAAAAAATGTATTTCGTTTAGCAGCCTTCTTTAAAAATCAAAAAAAAAAAGAAAAAAAGAAATGACAAATAAAACGCCATTTGCACTTTGTATACATGGAGGTGCGGGTGTAATAACTCCCGAAAATCTATCAGAAGCCGAT comes from Flavobacterium sp. KACC 22761 and encodes:
- a CDS encoding RagB/SusD family nutrient uptake outer membrane protein; translation: MKNQKIYIFLSMLLAFTVLGCDDVLDTKLDDEIPAATAITDNISLKAAAVGLYDVMQSGTYYGGEFILAQELTSGNADATGFQERFRQLDNAIVPPSNAYIQSNWVNAYSLVNASNLILLKMEELQLKDDNSKGTALFCRALGHFDALRQFGQFTDQNSKYGIPISTKYLDAKSALEVSRSTVAQSYQQIISDLKDAIAILKYDSARFFITKAAAEALLARVYLYQGDYDNAILYASKVISNTAYKLNAKYNDIYDVEGSAEAVFELQFLGIDGNSLTEYLSVSPPEVSANYTNFFKAMDADNDPRSYKYYDSGKQVYCDKYGTRDSEIEGNAIIIKLSEVYLIRAEALAKKNPQNLSLALADLNVVRQRALPTKPYTLASVPNLDAFVSILIEENKRELGFEGHQWFTLVRLGKATSILNIPAFRTTYPIPQNEITIARGKLEQNPGY